The Flavipsychrobacter sp. genome contains the following window.
GATGGCGTTTAGCTAAAAGCTTATCAAACAAGGTATTCAACTCATCTACATCTTGCAGTCTACGTTCAGCCACTTTTCTAAAGATGCTTTCGCGTAATGCTCTATCAGATTGTTGTAAAAATTTAGCCGCCTGTTGTAGTGTATATTCCATGCCCTCATGTTCAATGGTCATTTTCCCTGAAATAACACCAAACTGTTGCGCTAATACACTCAGCTCAGCTTGTATAGGCACATTCTCTTCTCTGTATAACTCTACTGCATTTTGTACACTACGTAGATAAGGGAAAAACTCTTTTGTATCCAACTCCTGAGTAAATGGGCATGCTAGCAACTTTTTATTCAAGTCGAATAAATACGGCTTTAACTTAGGCTCTATTTCCATAACGAAATAGGTAAAAGCCTCTTCATATTCTTTATTCGTAGTATCTAACGTCATTTTTATTTGACGCCAAGCAGCATCTTCTCCAATTACTGCTTCCAACTCACTTGCATCCTTCAACCATTGCTCTAAAGCTTCTCGAGAATTTAATTCTCTTTCTTTCAAGTTATCGAAATATGATTTTAATTCTTCCCATGTTGATGTCTTAAAATCGTTAGGTAAAAACTGCCTATTTATTTCTGTATTTATCGGTTCAAATTGCTTGCTCATCTATATATTTTTTTCAGGATGCTAAAATACATTTCACAGTGCAATTATCCTGTTAAAACTAGACTACTCAACCTTATCTAATTAAGATTATTTTATATGTTAATAATATTTCTATGTTAATCACTTAATTTTTAATTTATATATGGGATTAACTGACATTGTCAATAAATAAACTTAAAAACTTGAATAACAAACATAAATAAATGCATAAAAAATAATATTTATAAAACTATGATTAACTATCCTTATCAAAATATCTCAAAAGGATTTTTTTCATAGCGGGCTGTTTGCTACATTTGTGCCAAGTTGTGAATTTAATGGGTTAGTAAGTAAGAGCCGACGGATTCTTCCGCTGGCTCTTCTCATTTCTACTATATTTGCTATACTATTATGGCCAAAACCAAAACAGCTTTTTTCTGTCAACAATGCGGATTTGAAACACCTAAATGGACTGGTAAATGCAGCTCGTGTGGTGCGTGGAACTCTTTTGTTGAAGAAGTGATCCATAAAGAGGACAAGGCAAAAAAGGATATCAATTGGGAGCAAGCTAAAGATGCTAAAAAGGCTCAAAAGCTTTCCAGTATTACCCCTCAGAACGACTCTAGAATGCTAACACCCGACCCTGAACTCAATCGAGTATTGGGTGGAGGTATGGTACCAGGCTCGGTCATTCTGATTGGAGGTGAACCGGGGATAGGGAAGTCTACCTTATTTCTTCAATGTGCATTGGAATGGAATACTATTACTACTTTATACGTATCCGGAGAGGAAAGTGGACAGCAAGTGAAACTTCGCGCAGAAAGAGTCGGTAAACAAAACGACAATCTCTTTCTTTTAACAGCAACCGATACAAAATCAATTTTTCAAGAGGTAAAAAAGGTTCAACCTCAGCTACTTATAATAGATTCAATACAAACATTAGAGTCTCCTTATGTGGAATCTGCTGCAGGTAGCGTGTCGCAAGTGCGAGAATGTGCTGCAGAGTTGCAACGCTTTGCTAAAGCAAGCAATATTCCTGTATGTATCATTGGGCATATTACCAAAGAAGGTTCTATAGCTGGTCCTAAAGTATTGGAGCATATGGTAGATACCGTGCTACAATTTGAAGGAGACAGGCATTATGCCTATAGGATACTGCGTACTATTAAAAATCGTTTCGGCTCTACATCAGAGCTTGGCATATACGAGATGGTCACCTCTGGTATGCGACCAGTAGGGAATCCTTCAGAGATCCTACTTTCACAACACGAAGAACCTTTAAGTGGTGTTGCAATTGCTTCTAGTATGGAGGGTTTACGCCCATTAATGATTGAAGTTCAAGCATTAGTAACACAGGCTGTCTATGGAACACCTCAGCGTACAGTAAGCGGCTTGGATCTAAGGAGGCTACAGCTATTGCTGGCCGTTCTTGAAAAAAGGGGTGGCTTTCACTTTGGAACTAAAGATGTATTTGTAAACATAGCAGGAGGTATAAAGGTGGAAGACCCCTCTATAGAGTTGGCACTAGTGTGCGCTTTACTGTCATCCTTTGAGGATACTGCACTACCTTCTAATATTTGTTTTGTAGGTGAGGTTGGGCTATCTGGCGAAATACGTGCTGTAAACCGTATAGACCAACGTATAGCCGAAGCAGATAAAATGGGCATGGACGCCATCCTTATCCCTAAAGCTAATGCAAAAGGGCTTGATAAGAAGAATTATAAGATCGAAATAAAAACCGTGAATAAGGTGGAGGACGTGTATAAAATGTTGTTTTAGATGAGTTCTTTAAAAAATATAACTGAAGGCTTGTCTCACTTGGTATA
Protein-coding sequences here:
- the radA gene encoding DNA repair protein RadA is translated as MAKTKTAFFCQQCGFETPKWTGKCSSCGAWNSFVEEVIHKEDKAKKDINWEQAKDAKKAQKLSSITPQNDSRMLTPDPELNRVLGGGMVPGSVILIGGEPGIGKSTLFLQCALEWNTITTLYVSGEESGQQVKLRAERVGKQNDNLFLLTATDTKSIFQEVKKVQPQLLIIDSIQTLESPYVESAAGSVSQVRECAAELQRFAKASNIPVCIIGHITKEGSIAGPKVLEHMVDTVLQFEGDRHYAYRILRTIKNRFGSTSELGIYEMVTSGMRPVGNPSEILLSQHEEPLSGVAIASSMEGLRPLMIEVQALVTQAVYGTPQRTVSGLDLRRLQLLLAVLEKRGGFHFGTKDVFVNIAGGIKVEDPSIELALVCALLSSFEDTALPSNICFVGEVGLSGEIRAVNRIDQRIAEADKMGMDAILIPKANAKGLDKKNYKIEIKTVNKVEDVYKMLF